The following proteins are encoded in a genomic region of Hoeflea phototrophica DFL-43:
- a CDS encoding response regulator, with translation MRRLMIADDSAVICKVAKRILTGLDYLVVEASNAGEAMIMCDAELPEVLLVDSGMTGALDLISAVRQMEGGKDVQIHYLMIEKEFKQMMIGKRAGADGFLLKPFDRRTLTEAFAPYAAAA, from the coding sequence ATGCGACGCTTGATGATTGCCGATGATTCCGCCGTGATTTGCAAGGTTGCCAAGCGCATCCTGACCGGGCTGGACTATCTTGTCGTAGAAGCTTCGAATGCTGGCGAAGCGATGATCATGTGTGATGCGGAACTGCCCGAGGTGCTGCTTGTTGACTCCGGGATGACCGGCGCACTGGACCTGATCTCTGCTGTTCGGCAGATGGAAGGCGGCAAGGATGTGCAAATCCATTATCTGATGATCGAAAAGGAATTCAAGCAGATGATGATCGGCAAACGCGCTGGCGCCGATGGTTTCCTGCTCAAGCCGTTCGACCGCCGCACCCTGACCGAGGCCTTCGCGCCTTATGCCGCGGCTGCCTGA
- the chpT gene encoding histidine phosphotransferase ChpT, whose protein sequence is MAKNKNLTLAGPDLAALLCSRVCHDIISPVGAINNGLELLDEGGADEDAMDLIRTSALNASVRLKFARLAFGASGSVGASIDTGEAEKAVLDYVSADKKTEVKWSGPRAIIPKNQVKLLLNLFLVAYGAIPRGGEIDVILETLDTDPKFRLVSRGRMVRVPPKFLEIHSGELDEAIDAHSIQPYYTVLLADESGMALSCSANADEVVFTAQLAEMAVA, encoded by the coding sequence ATGGCGAAGAACAAGAATCTGACCCTGGCTGGCCCTGATCTTGCGGCATTGCTTTGCAGTCGTGTGTGCCACGATATCATTTCGCCGGTGGGTGCTATCAACAACGGGCTTGAATTGCTCGACGAGGGCGGCGCGGATGAAGACGCGATGGATCTGATTAGAACCAGTGCGCTCAATGCCTCGGTCCGGCTCAAATTTGCACGGCTTGCCTTTGGTGCATCCGGTTCGGTCGGCGCATCGATTGACACCGGCGAAGCTGAAAAGGCCGTGCTTGATTACGTGTCCGCAGACAAAAAGACCGAAGTGAAGTGGTCCGGCCCGCGCGCGATCATCCCGAAGAATCAGGTCAAGCTGTTGCTGAACCTGTTTCTTGTTGCCTATGGGGCAATCCCGCGTGGCGGCGAAATTGATGTGATCCTTGAGACACTGGATACCGATCCAAAGTTTCGCCTTGTGAGCCGTGGCCGGATGGTGCGTGTCCCGCCGAAGTTCCTCGAGATTCACTCGGGCGAGTTGGACGAGGCTATCGATGCGCACTCCATCCAGCCCTATTACACAGTTCTTCTGGCTGATGAGTCCGGGATGGCGCTCTCCTGCTCGGCGAATGCCGATGAGGTTGTCTTCACGGCTCAGCTTGCGGAAATGGCGGTCGCCTGA
- a CDS encoding DUF1134 domain-containing protein, with translation MIASCFRPLASLFLPLLLAVGLTSGAFAQNAANSSQYTAQEIVDAGHGFFGATSGGLAKVVEKAFTSYGLPNGYILGQEASGAFIGGLTYGEGELYTKNAGQHNVFWQGPSLGWDYGGNGNRTMMLVYNLPSIEGVYGRFGGVSGSAYAIAGLGMTVLQRNGVLVVPIRTGVGARLGLNVGYLKMTASPTWNPF, from the coding sequence ATGATCGCGTCCTGCTTTCGCCCCCTCGCCTCGCTCTTTCTGCCGCTGCTTCTGGCTGTCGGCCTGACATCAGGCGCTTTCGCCCAGAATGCGGCCAATTCATCGCAATACACTGCCCAGGAGATCGTTGACGCTGGTCATGGTTTCTTCGGGGCCACCTCCGGTGGTCTCGCCAAGGTGGTCGAAAAGGCCTTCACCTCCTACGGGCTTCCCAATGGCTACATCCTGGGCCAGGAAGCCTCCGGCGCCTTCATTGGTGGACTGACCTATGGCGAAGGTGAATTGTACACCAAGAATGCTGGCCAGCATAATGTGTTCTGGCAGGGGCCCTCTCTTGGCTGGGATTATGGCGGCAACGGCAACCGCACCATGATGCTGGTCTACAATCTGCCAAGCATCGAAGGTGTCTACGGCCGCTTTGGCGGTGTCTCGGGCTCGGCCTATGCCATTGCAGGCCTGGGCATGACCGTGCTTCAGCGCAACGGTGTGCTGGTGGTGCCCATCCGCACCGGTGTGGGCGCGCGCCTCGGCCTCAATGTCGGCTATCTCAAGATGACAGCTTCACCGACCTGGAACCCGTTCTAA
- a CDS encoding TrmH family RNA methyltransferase: MVTAGSWPDRTIRITDPADPRIAEFTAMRDRDLAGRGDRFIAEGRVVLQALTDVLDDAGSGRGEARFVIEKVLFLENRIEGLGDLIDRLDADCPVYVAGREVLDAAVGFAMHRGILALGRHLPPPSLGGFLEGLPDQALVVVACGIANHDNVGGIFRNAGVFGADAVVLDQSCCDPLYRKAIRVSVGAALRVPFCRGGSILALVGELVSHGFEVVGLSPRGAEELSRFQPGRRQVLLLGTEGEGLPEELLNALATLRIEQAPGLDSLNVATTSGIALWHIAKTMGRIGR, encoded by the coding sequence ATGGTGACAGCTGGCTCCTGGCCAGACCGCACGATCCGCATCACCGATCCCGCGGATCCCCGCATTGCTGAATTCACCGCGATGCGCGACCGCGATCTCGCGGGCCGGGGCGACCGTTTCATTGCCGAGGGACGGGTGGTTCTGCAGGCGCTGACCGATGTGCTGGATGACGCCGGAAGCGGGCGCGGTGAGGCGCGTTTTGTTATCGAGAAGGTGTTGTTCCTGGAAAACCGGATCGAGGGGCTGGGCGATCTGATCGACCGGTTGGACGCGGATTGCCCGGTCTATGTGGCGGGCCGCGAGGTGCTCGACGCTGCAGTGGGGTTTGCCATGCATCGCGGCATTCTCGCCCTTGGCCGTCACCTGCCGCCGCCGTCGCTTGGCGGATTTCTCGAAGGCCTGCCGGATCAGGCCCTGGTCGTGGTGGCCTGCGGCATTGCCAATCATGACAATGTCGGCGGCATCTTCCGCAATGCCGGGGTGTTCGGCGCGGATGCGGTGGTGCTCGATCAAAGCTGTTGTGATCCGCTGTACCGTAAGGCGATCCGCGTCTCGGTCGGCGCCGCACTGCGGGTTCCGTTCTGCCGGGGCGGTTCGATTTTGGCTTTGGTAGGCGAGCTGGTCAGCCACGGTTTTGAAGTCGTCGGGCTGTCGCCGCGCGGAGCGGAAGAGCTGAGCCGGTTTCAGCCCGGCCGCCGCCAGGTGCTGCTTTTGGGAACGGAAGGCGAGGGATTGCCTGAAGAGCTGCTGAATGCTCTCGCCACCCTCCGGATCGAGCAGGCGCCGGGGCTCGACAGCCTCAATGTGGCGACCACGAGCGGTATTGCGCTTTGGCACATCGCCAAGACCATGGGCCGGATCGGGCGCTGA
- a CDS encoding RluA family pseudouridine synthase: MPDREAQQGHETLVVGEDAAGRLDAWLAEALAPGLSRSRVKALIEAGAVSVNGTPARQAKHKIKPGDEISLVVPDPEDPEPEGEDIPLSILYEDADLIVINKQAGLVVHPGAGNWTGTLVNALIHHCGDSLSGIGGVRRPGIVHRLDRDTTGVMVVAKHDQAHRHLADQFADHGLTGPLERAYQAVVWGKPAGLKGTIDAGLGRARDRIRRAVRTDDAPDVRHAVTHYLVRERYGEKPDGTCAATLVECRLETGRTHQIRVHMAHIGHPLIGDEDYGAGYRTKANRLPEPLRGIVGDFKRQALHAFLLVFEHPATGETMRFEAPLPDDMEQMRAAFAAI, translated from the coding sequence ATGCCCGATAGGGAAGCCCAACAGGGCCATGAAACCCTGGTGGTGGGCGAAGACGCCGCAGGCAGGCTTGATGCGTGGCTGGCCGAGGCGCTCGCGCCCGGTCTGTCGCGCAGCCGTGTCAAGGCATTGATCGAAGCCGGCGCGGTCTCAGTCAACGGTACGCCGGCCCGTCAGGCCAAGCACAAGATCAAGCCCGGCGACGAGATCAGCCTGGTGGTGCCGGACCCCGAGGATCCGGAGCCCGAGGGCGAGGACATTCCGCTGAGCATTCTCTATGAGGATGCGGACCTGATCGTCATCAACAAGCAGGCCGGGCTGGTGGTGCATCCCGGCGCCGGCAACTGGACCGGCACGCTGGTCAATGCGCTGATCCACCATTGCGGCGACAGCCTCTCGGGCATTGGCGGCGTGCGCCGGCCCGGCATCGTCCACCGGCTCGACCGCGACACCACCGGGGTGATGGTGGTCGCCAAACACGACCAGGCGCACCGTCATCTCGCCGACCAGTTCGCCGATCACGGTCTGACCGGACCGCTGGAGCGCGCCTACCAGGCCGTCGTCTGGGGCAAGCCGGCCGGCCTCAAGGGCACCATTGACGCGGGCCTCGGCCGCGCCCGCGACCGCATCCGCCGTGCCGTCCGCACCGATGACGCCCCCGATGTGCGCCATGCGGTGACCCACTATCTGGTGCGCGAGCGCTATGGCGAGAAGCCCGACGGCACCTGCGCCGCGACGCTGGTGGAATGCCGGCTCGAGACCGGCCGCACCCACCAGATCCGTGTGCACATGGCCCATATCGGCCATCCGCTGATCGGCGACGAGGATTACGGCGCAGGCTACCGCACCAAGGCCAACCGCCTGCCCGAGCCGTTGCGCGGGATTGTCGGTGATTTCAAGCGCCAGGCCCTGCATGCCTTTCTTCTGGTGTTCGAGCACCCGGCAACCGGCGAGACCATGCGCTTCGAGGCCCCGCTGCCTGATGACATGGAGCAGATGCGCGCGGCCTTTGCGGCGATCTGA
- the rpoH gene encoding RNA polymerase sigma factor RpoH, whose product MAQTSLPTISAGENGLNRYLAEIRRFPMLEPQEEYMLAKRFLQHEDTKAAHKLVTSHLRLVAKIAMGYRGYGLPIGEVISEGNVGLMQAVKKFDPERGFRLATYAMWWIKASIQEYILRSWSLVKMGTTANQKRLFFNLRKVKSKIQAVEDGDLRPDQVAEIATKLNVSEEEVISMNRRLSGDASLNAPIKASEGESGQWQDWLVDESDSQEDMLVEQDELESRRAMLKSALEVLNEREKRIFEARRLRDDPITLEDLSGEFDISRERVRQIEVRAFEKVQDAVQKAAAASDKALVSVED is encoded by the coding sequence ATGGCCCAGACAAGTTTGCCAACCATTTCCGCCGGCGAGAACGGTCTTAACCGCTATCTCGCCGAGATCCGCCGGTTCCCGATGCTGGAGCCGCAGGAAGAATACATGCTTGCCAAGCGGTTCCTCCAGCATGAGGACACCAAGGCCGCGCACAAGCTCGTCACCAGCCACCTCCGGCTGGTCGCCAAGATCGCCATGGGATATCGCGGCTACGGCCTGCCGATCGGGGAAGTGATCTCCGAAGGCAATGTCGGGCTGATGCAGGCGGTCAAGAAATTCGATCCCGAGCGCGGTTTCCGCCTCGCCACCTACGCCATGTGGTGGATCAAGGCCTCGATCCAGGAATACATCCTGCGCTCCTGGTCGCTCGTCAAGATGGGCACCACCGCCAACCAGAAGCGGCTGTTCTTCAATCTGCGCAAGGTCAAAAGCAAGATTCAGGCTGTCGAGGACGGTGATCTGCGCCCTGACCAGGTGGCCGAAATCGCCACCAAGCTCAACGTGTCGGAGGAGGAGGTCATCTCGATGAACCGCCGCCTCTCCGGAGACGCCTCGCTGAATGCGCCGATCAAGGCCAGCGAGGGCGAATCCGGCCAGTGGCAGGACTGGCTGGTCGATGAGTCCGACAGCCAGGAAGACATGCTGGTCGAACAGGACGAACTCGAAAGCCGCCGCGCCATGCTCAAATCCGCCCTCGAGGTGCTCAATGAGCGCGAAAAGCGGATCTTCGAGGCCCGCCGCCTGCGCGACGATCCGATCACGCTTGAGGATCTCTCGGGCGAATTCGACATCAGCCGCGAGCGCGTCCGCCAGATCGAGGTCCGCGCCTTCGAAAAGGTCCAGGACGCGGTCCAGAAGGCCGCCGCCGCCAGCGACAAGGCGCTCGTCTCGGTCGAAGACTGA
- a CDS encoding HupE/UreJ family protein — MTINRFDGSARVSHAIRDVLIPTGGALAMLVAFAATAHAHDVTPGDAGYIQEIFGVHIIPFIYLGAKHMITGYDHILFLLGVVFFLYHMRDVAIYVTLFAVGHSVTMLLGVWFGWGINAYIIDAIIGLSVVYKALDNLGAFQRWFGFQPDTKVATLVFGLFHGTGLASKILEYQIAEDGLLANLLAFNVGVELGQLLALFVILIVMGYWRRSPNFVRQASFANIIMVFLGVLLTYQQIAGYIANT, encoded by the coding sequence ATGACCATCAACCGATTCGATGGATCGGCGCGCGTGTCGCATGCGATACGGGATGTGCTGATCCCAACCGGTGGGGCTCTCGCAATGCTCGTTGCATTTGCTGCCACCGCCCATGCCCATGACGTCACGCCCGGAGACGCTGGATACATCCAGGAAATCTTCGGCGTTCACATCATCCCGTTCATCTATCTTGGCGCAAAGCACATGATAACGGGATATGACCACATTCTTTTCCTGCTAGGTGTGGTCTTCTTCCTCTACCACATGAGGGACGTTGCGATTTACGTCACCCTGTTCGCTGTCGGCCACTCCGTCACCATGCTCTTGGGTGTCTGGTTTGGCTGGGGCATCAACGCCTACATCATCGATGCCATCATCGGCCTGTCGGTCGTCTACAAGGCTCTCGATAACCTTGGCGCGTTCCAGAGATGGTTTGGCTTCCAGCCCGACACAAAGGTCGCAACATTGGTTTTCGGCCTGTTTCACGGCACAGGTCTCGCCTCAAAAATCCTCGAGTACCAGATTGCCGAGGATGGACTTCTGGCCAACCTTCTCGCCTTCAACGTAGGCGTGGAACTCGGCCAGCTCCTGGCTTTGTTCGTCATCCTGATTGTCATGGGATATTGGCGCAGAAGCCCCAATTTCGTGCGACAGGCCTCTTTCGCAAACATCATCATGGTCTTCCTTGGCGTGTTGCTCACCTATCAGCAAATCGCCGGTTACATCGCCAACACCTAA
- a CDS encoding NAD(P)-dependent oxidoreductase — protein MKLLILGASGRTGKFILEQALARGHQVVALARNPDSLAAQANLTIIKGTPTDANDLAIAAAGCEAILVALNNPRSSDAPWAKPLTKEKILTKVAQNIIALGEKRVVFLSAAGVGDSFDTAPWIMRFLIQRTNLGYAYADHNSVEQAFRASNASWTLVRAMGLSNSEKEKKLIVGTATDPKPGMMIRRSTVAGFMLDCAESGAHIHETPVVSEK, from the coding sequence ATGAAACTTCTTATCTTGGGCGCCAGCGGGCGCACCGGCAAATTCATTCTCGAACAGGCCCTGGCCCGTGGCCATCAGGTCGTCGCCCTGGCGCGCAACCCCGACAGCCTGGCCGCCCAGGCAAATCTGACCATCATCAAGGGCACGCCGACCGATGCCAATGATCTCGCAATCGCGGCCGCAGGCTGTGAGGCCATTCTGGTGGCGCTGAACAATCCGCGCAGCTCCGATGCGCCCTGGGCGAAGCCGCTGACAAAGGAGAAAATTCTCACCAAGGTCGCGCAGAACATCATCGCGCTGGGTGAAAAGCGGGTGGTCTTCCTCTCGGCTGCCGGCGTTGGCGACAGTTTCGACACCGCACCCTGGATCATGCGCTTTTTGATCCAGCGGACCAATCTCGGCTATGCCTATGCCGACCACAACAGCGTCGAACAGGCCTTCCGCGCCTCGAACGCCTCCTGGACGCTGGTGCGGGCGATGGGCCTGTCCAACAGCGAGAAGGAAAAGAAGCTGATCGTCGGAACCGCCACAGATCCGAAACCGGGCATGATGATCCGCCGCAGCACGGTGGCAGGCTTCATGCTCGACTGCGCAGAATCCGGTGCCCACATCCATGAGACCCCGGTCGTTTCGGAAAAATAA
- a CDS encoding DODA-type extradiol aromatic ring-opening family dioxygenase encodes MTRALPTYFISHGGGPWPWVPPMREFFATLETSLKQMVADHGEKPRAILMISGHWEEDDVGIMGAARPPMLYDYSGFPPHTYEITYPAPGAPDEAARTLKLLQEAGIAAHIDPDRGFDHGLFAPMEVMYPQADVPIFQVSMLRSYDPADHIAIGRALRPLRDEGIMIIGSGLSFHNLSLMRGGGAAPSADFDAWLYHSMMAAPDARRQAMIDWEQAPAARICHREEDHLVPIFVALGAAENEPAERIYHHTSEMTGITVSNYRFG; translated from the coding sequence ATGACACGCGCCCTTCCCACCTATTTCATCTCGCATGGCGGCGGCCCCTGGCCCTGGGTTCCGCCGATGCGCGAGTTCTTTGCAACGCTGGAGACGTCACTCAAGCAGATGGTCGCCGACCATGGCGAAAAGCCCCGCGCGATCCTGATGATCTCAGGCCACTGGGAAGAGGATGATGTGGGCATCATGGGGGCCGCCAGGCCGCCGATGCTCTACGATTATTCGGGCTTTCCGCCCCATACCTACGAGATCACCTATCCCGCACCCGGCGCGCCGGATGAGGCTGCGCGGACGCTCAAGCTTCTGCAGGAGGCCGGGATCGCGGCCCATATCGACCCCGACCGCGGCTTTGATCACGGGCTGTTTGCGCCGATGGAGGTGATGTACCCGCAAGCCGACGTGCCGATCTTCCAGGTCTCGATGCTCAGATCCTATGACCCGGCGGATCACATAGCGATCGGCCGGGCGCTCAGGCCGCTGCGCGATGAAGGGATCATGATCATCGGCTCCGGCCTCAGCTTCCACAATCTTTCCCTGATGCGCGGGGGTGGGGCAGCACCATCAGCCGATTTCGATGCCTGGCTGTACCACTCGATGATGGCTGCCCCCGACGCCCGGCGTCAGGCCATGATCGACTGGGAACAGGCACCCGCTGCCCGGATCTGCCATCGCGAAGAGGACCATCTGGTGCCGATTTTCGTGGCGCTGGGTGCGGCCGAGAACGAGCCGGCCGAGCGGATCTACCATCACACCAGCGAGATGACCGGCATCACCGTCTCGAACTACAGATTCGGCTAG
- a CDS encoding DoxX family protein has translation MTTATANLNGVSKGANIGIWIAQVLGAAAFIMAGVMKLGTPIPELSAMMPWTGEYSEGFVRMIGAIDLAGGLGLLLPSLTRIMPRLTVIAAACCVLLQIIAIAFHASRGEFMVLPTNAVYIALSLIVLWGRGHKAPIAPRS, from the coding sequence ATGACCACCGCAACCGCAAATCTCAATGGTGTCTCAAAAGGCGCCAACATTGGAATCTGGATCGCCCAGGTTCTCGGTGCCGCCGCCTTCATCATGGCCGGCGTCATGAAACTCGGAACCCCGATCCCCGAGCTGTCGGCGATGATGCCATGGACCGGGGAGTATTCCGAAGGCTTCGTGCGCATGATCGGTGCGATCGACCTTGCCGGCGGGCTCGGCCTTCTGCTGCCGTCGCTGACACGGATCATGCCGCGCCTCACCGTGATTGCCGCAGCCTGCTGTGTGCTGCTGCAGATCATTGCCATCGCTTTCCATGCTTCCCGTGGCGAGTTTATGGTGCTGCCGACGAATGCCGTCTACATCGCCCTTTCGCTGATCGTCCTGTGGGGCCGCGGCCACAAGGCGCCGATTGCGCCCCGGTCGTAA
- a CDS encoding LysR family transcriptional regulator: MDAITLDQFTVFLTIIEEGSFAAAARKLGRAQSAITYAVHKLEDQCAVQLFDRTAYRPVLTEQGRALLPRVRRIMEDLGEFRIQAKSMSQGIEAELVLVVETFIHLSMVAPALSAFHVKFPMVQLKIISVRPQDASRQLQEHDADLGLFMLAPKPQTDLESLLVAEMDFLAVAAPDHPLAKLPPHFPKEAMRDHLQIVVSNPKAPDDATIYGVVGVNQWRVSEVRLRYDLIKQGVGWGSMPRPMVEADLARGDLVVLQPAQWDSSNIMPRFKTVVAKHKDRALGPAGTFLMAAMAQELPGDMSAPG, encoded by the coding sequence ATGGACGCCATCACGCTTGATCAGTTCACCGTTTTTCTCACCATCATCGAGGAGGGAAGCTTTGCTGCGGCCGCCCGCAAGCTCGGACGCGCGCAATCGGCCATCACCTATGCGGTGCACAAGCTCGAGGACCAGTGCGCGGTGCAGCTGTTTGACAGGACCGCCTATCGCCCTGTTCTGACCGAGCAGGGCCGCGCCCTGCTGCCGCGGGTCCGGCGCATCATGGAAGATCTGGGCGAATTCCGGATTCAGGCAAAGAGCATGTCGCAGGGCATCGAGGCCGAGCTTGTTCTGGTGGTGGAAACCTTCATCCATCTTTCGATGGTGGCACCCGCGCTCAGCGCCTTTCACGTAAAATTTCCCATGGTGCAGCTCAAAATCATCTCGGTCCGGCCGCAAGATGCCTCCCGGCAGCTGCAGGAACACGACGCCGATCTCGGCCTGTTCATGCTGGCACCAAAGCCGCAGACGGATCTAGAAAGCCTGCTGGTCGCGGAAATGGATTTCCTTGCCGTGGCAGCTCCCGATCACCCGCTTGCAAAACTGCCGCCGCATTTCCCCAAGGAAGCGATGCGCGACCATCTGCAGATCGTCGTCTCCAACCCCAAGGCACCAGACGATGCCACCATCTACGGCGTTGTCGGGGTCAACCAGTGGCGCGTCAGCGAAGTGCGGCTGCGCTATGACTTGATCAAGCAGGGGGTCGGCTGGGGATCGATGCCGCGGCCGATGGTCGAGGCCGATCTGGCACGCGGAGACCTCGTCGTCCTGCAGCCGGCACAATGGGATTCCTCCAACATCATGCCACGGTTCAAGACCGTGGTTGCAAAACACAAGGACCGAGCCCTGGGACCCGCGGGCACATTCCTGATGGCCGCCATGGCCCAGGAGCTACCGGGCGACATGTCCGCCCCGGGTTGA
- a CDS encoding PepSY domain-containing protein, with product MNKKLITGGFAAAFLATLGGAGIALAQSDATAAPTLSEAQAIEIALAEVPGEVKETELESEDGLQVYEIEILTAEGKEMEVEIHAGTGEVMDVEAEDDDNEDDEDDDDKN from the coding sequence ATGAACAAGAAACTTATCACCGGCGGATTTGCAGCAGCTTTCCTGGCAACACTTGGCGGTGCGGGCATTGCGCTGGCGCAGTCAGACGCGACGGCGGCACCAACCCTGAGCGAAGCGCAGGCCATCGAAATTGCCCTCGCTGAAGTTCCCGGCGAAGTCAAGGAAACGGAGCTGGAAAGCGAAGACGGCCTCCAGGTATATGAGATCGAAATCCTCACCGCCGAGGGCAAGGAAATGGAAGTCGAAATCCACGCCGGAACCGGTGAAGTCATGGACGTCGAAGCGGAAGATGACGACAACGAAGATGATGAGGACGACGACGACAAAAACTGA
- a CDS encoding response regulator transcription factor, protein MRILLLEDDRDLGPWITKGLREAGHVVDHFPDGKDALIAAMGQDYDLLILDRMVPGLDGLAVLKSLRASKNTTPALFLTALGEVDSRVEGFEAGGDDYLTKPFAFVELSARVNALGRRREGTQDSEPSVLHYAGLKLDLLARSCERQGQPIDLMAKEFKLLEYFMRRPGRLVTRTMLLEQVWDMSFDPTTSVVETHISRLRAKVDKPFDEELIRTRRGEGYVFGK, encoded by the coding sequence ATGCGGATATTGCTTCTGGAAGATGACCGGGACCTTGGTCCGTGGATCACCAAGGGCCTGCGCGAGGCCGGTCATGTCGTCGACCATTTTCCGGACGGCAAGGATGCGCTCATCGCCGCGATGGGGCAGGACTATGATCTGCTGATCCTCGACCGCATGGTCCCCGGGCTCGACGGCCTGGCGGTGCTCAAATCCCTGCGCGCCTCAAAGAACACTACGCCTGCGCTCTTTCTCACCGCGCTCGGCGAGGTCGATTCCCGCGTCGAGGGATTTGAAGCCGGGGGCGACGACTACCTCACCAAGCCCTTTGCCTTCGTCGAACTTTCGGCGCGCGTCAACGCTCTTGGCAGGCGGCGCGAGGGGACGCAGGACAGCGAACCTTCAGTCCTTCACTATGCCGGACTGAAGCTGGACCTGCTGGCGCGCAGCTGCGAACGCCAGGGCCAACCGATCGATCTCATGGCCAAGGAATTCAAGTTGCTCGAATATTTCATGCGGCGCCCGGGGCGTCTGGTCACACGCACCATGCTGCTCGAACAGGTCTGGGACATGAGCTTTGATCCGACCACGAGCGTGGTGGAAACACATATCAGCCGGCTTCGCGCCAAGGTCGACAAGCCATTCGACGAAGAGCTGATTCGCACCAGACGGGGTGAGGGTTATGTCTTCGGGAAATAG
- a CDS encoding sensor histidine kinase, with translation MSSGNRLLRQIGWINRSSTLRLTLLLSVIFAFGMVVAILVALTLGHDALIRRVDSHLANLAAAVEIDDDREDIYSVLVRPLSQLADLPPGFAEILETGIGTVDLGREFRGEESWRAMVARDNEGTPVLVAVPLDDSEEALEVLGNALWTTTGFVLVIVVLIGLGTGLLAQRRLARINGVLQRLGSGDLKARTGTGRSADDLDELARQLDNTAAELERLVAQTRNLSASLAHDLRTPLARLRARLETLPESEERGAALEEASHMSGVFDAIMRVARIEAAHGDEGFENVDLGDLASELAETFGPVVEDNNKSLSVKLVSAKSVFADKAMLVQAMANLIQNAIVHGGPDVELFADARSIGVADNGEGVDPALYDEIIKPMVRLDSARQTEGTGLGLALVRAVADRHNGLLELTRNTPKGLRATVKFTDL, from the coding sequence ATGTCTTCGGGAAATAGGTTGCTCAGGCAAATCGGATGGATCAACCGCTCCTCGACTCTGCGGCTGACATTGCTGCTGTCGGTCATCTTTGCATTCGGAATGGTCGTCGCCATTCTCGTGGCGCTGACACTTGGACATGACGCCTTAATCCGCCGGGTGGATTCCCACCTGGCCAACCTCGCCGCCGCAGTCGAGATCGATGACGACCGTGAAGACATCTATTCCGTGCTGGTCCGCCCCCTGTCCCAGCTCGCCGATTTGCCGCCCGGATTTGCTGAGATCCTGGAGACCGGGATCGGCACCGTGGATCTCGGCAGAGAATTCAGGGGAGAGGAAAGCTGGCGGGCCATGGTCGCCCGGGACAACGAAGGCACACCGGTGTTGGTCGCCGTCCCCCTCGATGACAGCGAGGAAGCACTGGAGGTGCTGGGCAACGCCTTGTGGACCACCACCGGCTTTGTTCTGGTGATCGTGGTTCTGATCGGGCTCGGGACAGGCTTGCTGGCGCAACGGCGGCTGGCCCGCATCAACGGCGTGCTCCAGCGGCTTGGATCAGGTGATCTCAAGGCCCGAACCGGAACCGGCAGATCCGCCGATGATCTTGATGAGTTGGCACGACAACTCGACAACACGGCCGCAGAACTGGAACGGCTGGTTGCGCAAACCCGAAATCTAAGCGCCAGCCTCGCCCATGATCTGCGCACCCCGCTTGCCAGGCTGCGCGCCCGGCTTGAGACCCTGCCGGAGAGCGAGGAAAGGGGCGCGGCCCTTGAGGAAGCATCACACATGTCCGGTGTTTTCGATGCCATCATGCGCGTTGCAAGGATCGAGGCCGCGCATGGAGACGAGGGCTTTGAGAACGTCGACCTCGGCGATCTTGCCTCCGAACTGGCCGAGACCTTTGGACCGGTTGTCGAAGACAACAACAAGAGCCTGTCGGTGAAACTCGTGTCCGCCAAATCGGTCTTTGCGGACAAGGCAATGCTGGTTCAGGCCATGGCCAACCTCATTCAGAATGCCATTGTTCACGGCGGTCCCGATGTTGAGTTGTTCGCTGATGCGCGCAGCATCGGTGTTGCCGACAATGGAGAAGGTGTGGATCCGGCATTATATGATGAAATCATCAAGCCGATGGTGCGTCTCGATTCCGCGCGCCAAACCGAGGGCACCGGTTTGGGCCTGGCGCTGGTCCGTGCGGTGGCCGACCGCCACAACGGGCTTCTGGAATTGACCCGCAACACTCCCAAAGGCCTGCGCGCGACAGTCAAGTTTACAGATTTGTAA